A portion of the Pelagibaculum spongiae genome contains these proteins:
- a CDS encoding FG-GAP repeat domain-containing protein, whose translation MLYLLKSKVLFLVFVVGNFSIINHASAAVVPPDVQVRQSGLPITAQVNQSFNVTYTVTQDASATTPLTSTGLTVELYGAVAADLTGSTCSSSGVNPLAISCNLTIGPSTIAVRSFSITPTAVGEIYSVASVTGNAQEVSVDNNISQSAVNVAAENLLLTTANQSADAGNVRALLPYDFDNQNGDDLLVVTDTTGYVLLNDGSGALLPATDQNYSFVIPLPTNVTKIVAANVVDGDEIEFVMSTGSNHNFEVYQLRILDEDLTTTIGSVVTTYDVGTPVFFYFGTRILVSNAENTVDFALVDLDRDLEQPSETARLELITVNAGSALSAVQAPSGDLYLGLIVDTSELSNSDSRSVALADFNNDNVQDIVLANYNASSEVFISAKTASVNNLKDRIRLAQTIELGSRAGSLQVVAGDLDDAVNGLPDIVIARVGDSGSDLQRTDLVELFSNTGSGAFAAADVVVRSNGFDQMFSQDIDGDSDNDLLIHNKNGSNLLLINQDGVLTLADFAVNGHADSIMTLVDLNGDNRKDLIVGSRTGAGLQIFLTPVIGDNQVAGFSSSSGGSGSLPWGVLLIFLVALFAFRKTINS comes from the coding sequence ATGTTGTATCTATTAAAATCAAAGGTTTTATTTCTTGTCTTTGTTGTTGGTAACTTCTCAATAATTAACCATGCATCTGCAGCAGTAGTTCCGCCAGATGTGCAGGTAAGACAGTCAGGTTTGCCAATAACCGCGCAGGTCAATCAGTCGTTTAATGTAACTTACACCGTAACTCAAGACGCGTCGGCGACAACACCGTTAACGAGTACAGGTTTAACTGTTGAGCTATATGGTGCAGTTGCTGCTGATCTAACGGGATCGACTTGTTCTAGTAGTGGAGTTAACCCATTAGCAATTAGCTGCAATCTTACGATAGGCCCTTCAACAATCGCGGTTCGTTCTTTTTCTATTACACCGACCGCCGTTGGAGAGATCTACAGTGTTGCATCAGTAACAGGCAATGCCCAGGAGGTTTCAGTCGATAACAATATTAGCCAGTCAGCGGTTAATGTCGCGGCAGAAAATCTATTGCTGACGACTGCGAACCAATCTGCTGATGCGGGTAATGTTAGGGCGTTGCTTCCCTACGATTTCGATAATCAAAATGGCGATGACTTGCTCGTGGTAACCGATACCACCGGGTATGTGCTATTGAATGATGGTTCAGGCGCATTACTGCCAGCTACTGATCAAAATTATTCTTTTGTTATTCCACTGCCTACGAACGTAACCAAAATTGTGGCGGCCAATGTTGTTGATGGCGATGAGATTGAATTTGTTATGTCGACAGGTAGTAATCATAATTTCGAAGTATACCAACTGCGCATTTTAGATGAAGATCTTACAACTACGATTGGTAGTGTAGTAACGACTTATGATGTAGGTACGCCGGTTTTTTTCTATTTCGGGACGAGGATACTGGTTTCTAATGCTGAAAATACAGTGGATTTTGCATTGGTTGATCTTGATCGCGATTTAGAACAACCAAGTGAAACGGCTCGGCTCGAGCTAATTACAGTTAATGCAGGAAGTGCGTTATCAGCCGTTCAGGCTCCCTCTGGAGATTTATATTTAGGGTTGATTGTTGATACTAGTGAACTTTCTAATAGCGATAGCCGATCTGTTGCGTTAGCCGATTTTAATAATGACAATGTACAAGATATTGTATTAGCAAATTATAACGCTTCTAGTGAAGTATTTATTTCTGCTAAAACTGCTTCGGTTAATAATCTTAAAGATCGAATTAGATTGGCTCAAACAATTGAACTTGGCAGTCGCGCAGGATCTTTGCAAGTGGTTGCCGGTGACCTTGACGATGCAGTAAATGGCCTGCCAGATATTGTAATTGCTCGAGTGGGCGATTCAGGAAGTGATCTGCAACGAACTGATTTGGTTGAACTGTTTTCCAATACTGGATCGGGAGCTTTTGCAGCAGCTGATGTCGTAGTAAGAAGTAATGGTTTTGATCAGATGTTCTCACAAGATATTGACGGTGATTCTGATAATGACTTATTGATTCATAATAAAAATGGTTCAAACTTACTATTGATCAATCAAGACGGTGTTTTAACGCTAGCCGATTTTGCTGTTAATGGGCATGCTGATTCGATTATGACCCTGGTCGATTTAAATGGTGATAATCGAAAAGATTTAATTGTAGGCTCTCGTACGGGTGCCGGATTACAAATATTTCTGACACCAGTAATAGGTGATAATCAGGTTGCTGGTTTCTCTTCATCTTCTGGTGGCAGTGGAAGCTTGCCATGGGGAGTTCTTCTAATTTTTCTAGTCGCTTTATTTGCTTTTAGAAAAACAATTAATAGTTAG